In Novipirellula artificiosorum, the genomic window AGGTCGAAACGTCGCTCGGCACGCTTGAGTATTTCGACGGAGTGCCAAGGCCGAAAACGGTGGAGACGGTCTACGACTATCTCGATCGGTCGCGAGCCGTCCAGGTATTTCTCAACTCTATTCCGGCCATGTCCGTAACGACACTTCGTGAAGGTCAGGCGAGCGTTGGTGCAGACACGTGTAACAAAATCTGCATCTGGGATTCGCTGATGGATTCCGAGTCATTACTGCTGACCGGGAATACTTCCACCATGTATGCAGTCGGTTTTCTCGATCTGCAGAAGGATGGCCCATCCGTCATTGATCTTCCGCCGAACATGCTGGGCATCCTCGACGACATGGAATTTCACTACATGACCGACCTGGGCGTGGCCGGTCCCGACAAAGGTAAAGGTGGCAAGTTTCTCGTGCTGCCCCCGGGCTACAAGGGCGACGTGCCCGATGGCTACTTCGTCGTGCCGTCAAAGACCAGCGGCGTGTGGGTTTTCATGCGTGGCTATCTGGACAAAAACCAGCCGCTGGGGAAGGCGATTCCCGCCGCATCAGCCAACATTCGCCAAAATTTGAAGGTGTATCCGTTCGCTAAGAAAAGCAATCCTCCGGCGATGGAGTTCATCAACGTCTCCGGCAGGAACATGAACACGATCCTGCCGAACGACTATAGCTTCTTTGAAAAGCTGCATGCCTTGATCCAAACCGAACCCGAAAGTTACCTCGGGCCGGAAGCGAAAGGCATGATGGCCGCTATCGGTATTGAAAAGGGAAAGCCGTTTAATCCCGATGCGCGGATGAAGAAGATTCTCACCGACGCAGCCGCTATCGGCAACGCCGGCGCTCGTGCCATCAGTTACTTCCCACGCGATCCAGGCAATCTGCTGTATGGCAAAGACAGCACGTGGGTCATGGCCTATGCCGACAAGGATACGACCTTCACTCGCAACGGTGCCTATCGACTTGATCCGCGGGTGCTCTTCCACTTCGGCTACATCTGTGTGTCTCCGGCGATGGCCGTGACGGTTGCCGGCAAAGGGTCGGATTATGGACTGAACATGCTCGATTCAAATAAGCAGGTGCTCGACGGTTCAAAGACCTACAAGTTGCATCTGCCGCCGAATCCGCCCGCCAAAGATTTTTGGGCGGTCACCATGTACGACACGCAAACGCGTTCGCAACTTCAGACCGACCAGCAGTTCCCAACGCTTGGCAGCCAAGACAAAGGCATCAAGAAAAACGCCGACGGTTCGTACGACATTTACTTCGCGCCGAAAGCGCCGCAGGGACAGGAAGGCAACTGGCTGCAAACCATACCCGGAAAGAGCTGGTGGATCGGACTGAGAATGTACGGCCCGCTGCAGCCCTGGATCAACAAAACCTGGCGACCAGGCGAACTGGAACTCGTGAAGTAATCGTGGATGGTGCTTCCAGCCTCATTAGAAAACGTACGCTGCGGCTGGAAGCCACAGCCACGTATCTTCCGATCGTCTTTCACGTCAAAACGACAAATGTAGGAAACCATGACAACCGAAACCAAACAGTTCGATGTCGTCCTCACCGGCGGACGGGTGATCGACCCGGAAACCTATCGCGATGGGATCTTTAACGTCGGCATCGTCGGCGACACGATCGCGGCCATTTCCGACCAACCGCTGCAGGGTAAAGAGGTTGTCGATGTCTCCGGGCTGATTGTCTCGCCTGGGTTTATCGACCTGCATGCCCACGCCCAGAACATCGCCAGCAATCGGGTTCAGGGCTCCGATGGGGTGACCACGGCGCTTGAATTGGAAGCTGGCATTCTTCCGATCGGGGAATTCTATGACAACTGTGCCAAGGAAGGACGTCCTATAAATTACGGGGCATCGGCAGGATGGGCGTGGGCGCGCCTGGCCAGCATGAACCCTGAAAAGGGAAAGATGGTACCCAACATTGCCTGGACGTTTGGATCTTTTGGCTTGAAGGAATGGACCGAAAACATTCCCAGCGAAAAAGAGCTCGAGCAGATTCTGGAACTCACCGAACAGGGCCTGAAGGAAGGTGGCATCGGCATCGGCGTGCTTCACGCCTACTGCCCGGGCGCGGCGACCAAGGAGTTGCTTGGTTTGTGGAGATTGGCCGCCAGGTACGGACGACCGACATATACCCACCTCCAGAACGTCTCGATGGTCGAGCCCAAAAGCGGCACGGCGTCACTCGTCGAGCTGATGGGGCTGGCCGCCGCGACCGGCGCCCATACTCATGTCTGCCACCTCAATAGTGTGAGTCTGCATGACGCTAAACAGAACGTTGCGATCCTGAAGCGCGCACAGGCGGCCGGACTCAAGGTGACCACCGAGGCCTATGTCTATGGCGCTGGCTGTTCCGCGATTGCCGCAGCAGAGTTCGATCCGAAGGATGTCGAGGAAAGGATGGGGATCTCCTGGTCAGACCTCACTCTGGTGAAGAACATGCACGACTTCTCCAGCAAAGAAGAGTTCGTCGATGCACGTGAGACGAATCCCGGGGACGCAGTGATTGTTCACTTCCTGCGTGAAGACGACAACCCACAGGATGAAGCGATGCTGGACATGTCGGTTATGTTTCCGGGTGCCGGCATCTGCACCGACTCGATTCCCTGGACCGACGCCTCGGGCTCCTTCTACGAAGGCAGCCAATGGCCACTACCTGAAGGCTTGAACAGCCATCCGCGCGCTGCTGGAAACTACTGCCGTTTCCTTCGCAAGTGGGTGCGTGAACGGGGTGTCATGAGTTGGATGGATGCCATCCGCCAGGCGTCGCTCAACAGCGCCCTGATCCTTGACGATTGCGTACCCGGCATGAAGAAAAAGGGGCGTCTGCAGGAAGGCATGGATGCGGACATCATTGTCTTCGATCCGGAGACCGTGACCGATACGGCCACGTTCAAGGACCCGCTTCAGCTCTCCAAAGGCATGCAGCATGTGATCGTCAACGGCACCTTCCTCATTCGTGACGAAGTGCTGGATGCGAAGGCGATGCCAGGCCGCGCGGTGCGTGCCCCGATCCGGGAATAAGCGATTGGGCATGCCGTGACTTTGGCTTCCATTTAATCAACCACAACGATTCTTCTATTCAAACCAAGTGAGAAAACAATGGCTATTCTAAAAAATGAACCTGTCTACAACTTCAAAGATGGAGATTACTGCAAGCCCCACCACATCGTGGTGAAGGGAAGTTGGAAAGAGATCGGATTCGATCTCGCCACAATCGGCAAGAACGAATACGGCGTGAAGTTGCTTCCTTACTACAGTCCTCTCTACGGCAAAGCGCGACAGGAGTACTGGGCCCAGAACTGGCCGCACGTGGCCGAATTGCAAAAGGGCGTCTTAAAGGCCTTTGGTCACCCGGAAGATTCCGTCGAGTTTGACGGTACCAACCTGAGTTTCGACTGGTACGACTGCATGCGTTCCGGCCTCGACTTGGGAGGGAACACGTGCTCGGGATTGGTCTTACCCCCAGAGAAGTCGGAGGGCGGAGCTGTTCTTGTGGGCCGCAACCTTGATTTCCATCCGGCGGTCGAGTGGACTACGACTCTGGGAAAAAAAGTGCCAGAAGGCGCGTTTGGCGCGTGCGAGCGACCGGTCGTGGTCGAGTTTCAGCCGGAAGAGGGCTACCGCTCGATCATCGCGTCAACCAATGAATTGTTGATGGGGTACGTGGACGGAATCAACGAAAAGGGGCTCTGGTTGAGCTGCATGCACGATCCCGCAGGAGTCGGCGCCGACGGGAGTCCTCCGGGCGGCGGAGATGTGTCGGGCCTTGTTGTGACGCAACTCCATCAACTGCTGCTCACCACCTGCGCCACGGTGGAAGAAGCCAAAGAAGCGATTCTCAAAAACAGAGTCATGCAGACCTTGATGAACCTGCACATTCCAATTGTGGATGCCACAGGTGCTGCCACAGTCTTTGAGATCGACCAGAAAACCGGGGCCTATGTCTTTGCTGATCGCGTGGCTGGCGAACCGCTTTTCAGCACCAATCATCCGGTCCACACCTATCCGACCCCGGACACCTTCCCCGACGTGGACATGACCGAAGAGCACAACACCTTCGTTCGCCAGATCATGCTCCGGGAAGCATATAGCAAGATGACCCCGCCGTTCACACTGGATGATGCCGAGAACCTGATTAACACAGTTCACTGTTCTTTCGTTGATAGCGTCAAGGCTTGTGCTCAGGCGGGCGAAAGGACCCTGACCAATATCAAGGCCGATCTCTCGAAACCGGAGATTCACGTTAGGTGGTATTTGCGAGATGTGGCGCCCGTTCCCGGAACCAATCACATGGAAGATAAGATGAGCGACTTTTACACCTTTGGCTTCTGAAGCATGGTCATGTTATTAGTTCTGGATCTTAGCTTAGACGGTTGTTGATTGATTACTTCAGAGCTTAGTTGATTCCCAGATCTGTCCAAAACATTGGGTCCACCTCAGGTCACGGGTAGGGACGAACACAGACCACGGAAATTCACGTCGCTAAACGGAAACAAACTAAAAACGAAAGAATGGCGACTATGAAACAACATAGCGAACAATACGACATCATAATCACCAACGGCCGAGTCATCGATCCGGAGACCGGACTCGATGCGGTGCGCAACGTCGGCATCAACGGCGAGAAGATCGCCGCGGTCACCCAGGATCCGATCCAGGGCAAGGAGACCATCGACGCCAAAGGGCACGTGGTCTGCCCCGGGTTCATCGACATGCACTTTCACAACACCGGCTATGCGTTCGGCCAGAAGCTGGCGCTGCGCGACGGGGTGACGACACCCATGGAGCTCGAGTTCGGCATCTATCCGGTCAAACCCTGGTACGAGGCCATGGCAGGCAAGTCGCGGACCAACTACGGGGCCTCCGTCGGTTCGATCCCGATTCGCGAGACCATCTTCAACCCGGACCTCGATGAGCAGTACCACGGCTATTTCATTCTGGATGTGCTCCATCCCGACAAAACGAAGACGACGATGAAGTGGTCCAAGGAGCACGCGACCAGCGAACAGATCGTGCAGTTCGAGCGCATGATGGAGGAAGGGCTGCAGCAGGGATCGGTCGGTGTCGGCCACGCCGCCGGCTACATGGTGGACGGCTGCTCCCAGCAGGAAGCCATGATCGTCCAGAAGATGGCGGGCAAGTACGGCCAGTCGTCCTTTGTCCACGCCCGCTTCTCCAGCCAGATGCCGCCCACGAGCGGCCTGCTCGCCTTCTTCGAGATGATGGCGCCGCAGGAGGTCTACGGTGGAGGCATCGTTTTCCAGCACGCGTCGGCGCAGGCATTGCGAGACACGATCCCCGCGCTGGAGCTTTTCGACGCTGCCCGCGAAAAGGGGATCCAGGTGATCGGCGAGATCTACCCCTATGACTATGGCGCGAGCATCGTCGGCGCGGACTATCTGGTCCCGGATAACTACGGTCCCAACATGGGCCGTGACTACAAGGACATCATCGTGATCTCCGACCTCGAGCCACTCACCAAGGAGCGCTACGACGAAATCATGAAGACGGCGCCCTTGACGCCGGCCATGTTCTACAACGCCCAGGAAGAAGACGTCGTCAAAGGGCTGGCACATCCCTCCTCTGTCGTCGGCAGCGATGCCTTCGCCTATACCGATCGCAAGACGGGCGAGATTGCCCTCGACTGGGACACGCCATTCGATTCGGTCAATGGCCACCCGCGGGGCGCCGGCACGCATGCGCGAATTCTCTCCTGGACACGGGAGAGGAAGCTCGACATCCCGCTTTCGCTCGCCGTCTCGAAGATGACCTACATGATCGCGAAGTATCTCGAGGACAACGGTGTCCCGCAGATGGCGGACAAGGGCCGCATCCAGGAAGGCAAGGACGCGGACATCACGATCTTCGATCCCGAGACGGTCCAGGACAACGCCACGATGCAGGATGGCGGGCTTCCGTCGAGCGGTATCCCGTACGTGCTCGTCAACGGCACCGTGATGGTGCGAAATTCCGAGACGGTGGACGACGTCTTCCCCGGCAAGCCGATTCACGGCACCGGCAAGATCGCATGATGGGAGAGACCATGAATCAGCAAGGCACCGTGGCAGCGGATGGCCCGCACCGATCGAAGATCCCGGTCACCCTGATCGGTGGCTTCCTCGGCGCCGGCAAGACGACGTTGCTGAATCACATCCTGAGCGGGGAGCACGGTATTCGGGCTGCGGTGCTGGTGAATGATTTCGGCGCGATCAACATCGACGCCAAGCTCATCGTTGGGGTCGAGGGCGATACGGTCAACCTCGCCAACGGCTGCGTCTGCTGCACCATCCGCGATGACCTGATCGGGGCCTGCCTGGGGCTGCTGCAGCGGCCCGAGCGGCCCGAGCACCTGTTCGTCGAGATGAGCGGCGTGTCGGACCCCGTGCCCGTTCTGAACACCTTTCTGGAAACGCAGCTTGCGCTGGTTTTCGCCGTGAACAGCATCCTGTTGGTGGTCGATGCGGAGCAACTGCCGAGACTGAAGGGCGACATGGCACACCTGGCCCGGTCGCAGCTGGGGGCAGCCGACATTGTCGTGCTGAACAAGGTGGATCTCGTCAGCCCGGACGAGCTCAATCACGTAAAGAACCTGGTGCAGATGGTGACGCCGGGATCACGGATCATCGAAGTCGTGCAGGGGCAGCTGCCGCTGGAGCTGGTCTTTGTCGGCGGCAGTGATGCGCCTCCTCCGGAGCGTCGTGAAGACGCCCGCAAGCGTGAGGCGACTGCGCACGACGAGGCGCATTCCCATGACCATGTGTTCGGCACATGGAACTGGACGAGTGACCGCGCCCTGTCGCTGCCCAAGCTGCGTTCGACATTGGAGCAATTGCCCGAAACGGTTTACCGCTGCAAGGGCGTCGTCCAGATCGAGGAATTGCCCCGGTATCGCTACGTGCTGCAGATGGTGGGCAGGCGCTATCACCTGGAGGAATCCGGCTTCTGGGGAACGGCGATGCCCCGATCCGAAATCGTCCTCATCGGGGGCCGGGCCGGCATCGACCCAGACAAACTGCATTCCGCCTTCGATGCTTGCATCGGGATCGGGGACGAATCGCAATCGCCGGTCCTCCGTCTGACCCGCCTGCTCGCAGCGGATATGCCTGGAGATTGACGATAAGTGGTATTTGCGAGATGTGGCTCCGGTTGCCGGAACCAATCACATGGAAGATACGATGAGCAACTTTTACACGTTCGGCTTCTGAAGAAAACGAATATGACATTGATTGACACGGAGCTTTCCCCAATCCCGGTCACGATCGTGGCCGGCTTTCTTGGCGCGGGCAAGACTACGCTGCTCAACCACATTCTGTCCGCTGAACATGGCCGTCGGATCGGTGTGCTGGTTAACGACTTTGGCTCGATCAACGTGGACGCGGAACTGATCAATCAAGTCGAGGAAGGGATGATGACGCTGGCCAATGGCTGCGTCTGCTGCAGCATTCGCACCGACCTGATTCAGGCCGTCTTGCAATTGGCCGAGCGAGATGATCCTCCCGAACATATCCTGATTGAATCGAGCGGAGTGGCCGACCCGGCGGGAGTTTACGAAGCGTTCCTGCAAACGGAGATTCGCAACTCCGTGCTCGTTGACGGAGTGATCACCGTCGTCGATGCCGTACATGTCCTCGGACTACCGGACGCGGAAGCGAAACTGGCCCGAACGCAAGTCTCCGGCGGTGATCTGATCGTGCTAAACAAGACGGATCTGGTCGACTCGGATACTTTATCGAACGTCAAAGACTGGATTCGCGAAGTCAAACCAACGGTGCAAATCTTCGACGCGACTTTCGGCCGGATTCCGATGGAGGTGTTGCTCGGAGTCGAGCACTCACACGAGTCTTCTCCCGGCGACCATACTTCGTCCGCGCATCATCATCATGATCTACAGTTCGAGACGTGGTCTTACGAGTCTAGCGAGCCAATGAATCTGGGACTGTTACAGCAGCTGCTGAATCACCTGCCGAGCACACTGTTTCGCGCCAAGGGTTTCGTCTACGCCGCGGACAAACCGAACAGTCGCCTGCTTCTGCAACTCGTCGGCCGCCGCGCCGTCCTGTCGGTCGACAGGCCCTGGGGCGACAGTCCACCCCAGACACGACTGGTCTTCATCGCCAGAAGTGAAACCTGTGATTTCGATGCGATCCAGCGCGTTCTGGAAAGTTGCAAGGAAGTTGTGAAATCATCGTGACCACAAATACTGTTCAAGAAGTAACGTTCGATGAGGCGTGTTCGTTTGTCATCAAGCTCGACAAGAAGACGCAACGCGCTGCATGGATGGCGGGCGATGCCAAAGCTCCGGTCTATGAAGCCGGCTTGGTGAATCTGACCAAAGACGAAGCGTCAATGATGGTTCATTACGCCAACGATCGTTCCGTTCAAGCGACCCTGTATCGCATCAAGCAAGATGCCGATCAATCGAGTTCGGAGTAGTAAGTAGTATTTTGATGTGACTGTGTTTTCAGCCGCGTTCGTAAATAACCAAAAAACGATGCGGGTGGAATCCAGCCACCGTGATGGAGTGCGGAATGCAAGTTCCATCGAAGTCGCGTTCATAATTTCGCTGGACTTGTTCGCAATCGCCGAAGTAGTCAAATACCCTATCAGGTGTGGGTGTTCAACAACCACCGACACCTGAATTCTGGCAAAAAGGAAAAACCAAAA contains:
- a CDS encoding DUF1254 domain-containing protein, which encodes MKNKRIVVRAIVAVSVTLAGINCWAQSPKLKMTTDIPKSITAPDKVETSLGTLEYFDGVPRPKTVETVYDYLDRSRAVQVFLNSIPAMSVTTLREGQASVGADTCNKICIWDSLMDSESLLLTGNTSTMYAVGFLDLQKDGPSVIDLPPNMLGILDDMEFHYMTDLGVAGPDKGKGGKFLVLPPGYKGDVPDGYFVVPSKTSGVWVFMRGYLDKNQPLGKAIPAASANIRQNLKVYPFAKKSNPPAMEFINVSGRNMNTILPNDYSFFEKLHALIQTEPESYLGPEAKGMMAAIGIEKGKPFNPDARMKKILTDAAAIGNAGARAISYFPRDPGNLLYGKDSTWVMAYADKDTTFTRNGAYRLDPRVLFHFGYICVSPAMAVTVAGKGSDYGLNMLDSNKQVLDGSKTYKLHLPPNPPAKDFWAVTMYDTQTRSQLQTDQQFPTLGSQDKGIKKNADGSYDIYFAPKAPQGQEGNWLQTIPGKSWWIGLRMYGPLQPWINKTWRPGELELVK
- a CDS encoding amidohydrolase family protein, whose amino-acid sequence is MTTETKQFDVVLTGGRVIDPETYRDGIFNVGIVGDTIAAISDQPLQGKEVVDVSGLIVSPGFIDLHAHAQNIASNRVQGSDGVTTALELEAGILPIGEFYDNCAKEGRPINYGASAGWAWARLASMNPEKGKMVPNIAWTFGSFGLKEWTENIPSEKELEQILELTEQGLKEGGIGIGVLHAYCPGAATKELLGLWRLAARYGRPTYTHLQNVSMVEPKSGTASLVELMGLAAATGAHTHVCHLNSVSLHDAKQNVAILKRAQAAGLKVTTEAYVYGAGCSAIAAAEFDPKDVEERMGISWSDLTLVKNMHDFSSKEEFVDARETNPGDAVIVHFLREDDNPQDEAMLDMSVMFPGAGICTDSIPWTDASGSFYEGSQWPLPEGLNSHPRAAGNYCRFLRKWVRERGVMSWMDAIRQASLNSALILDDCVPGMKKKGRLQEGMDADIIVFDPETVTDTATFKDPLQLSKGMQHVIVNGTFLIRDEVLDAKAMPGRAVRAPIRE
- a CDS encoding carcinine hydrolase/isopenicillin-N N-acyltransferase family protein, with translation MAILKNEPVYNFKDGDYCKPHHIVVKGSWKEIGFDLATIGKNEYGVKLLPYYSPLYGKARQEYWAQNWPHVAELQKGVLKAFGHPEDSVEFDGTNLSFDWYDCMRSGLDLGGNTCSGLVLPPEKSEGGAVLVGRNLDFHPAVEWTTTLGKKVPEGAFGACERPVVVEFQPEEGYRSIIASTNELLMGYVDGINEKGLWLSCMHDPAGVGADGSPPGGGDVSGLVVTQLHQLLLTTCATVEEAKEAILKNRVMQTLMNLHIPIVDATGAATVFEIDQKTGAYVFADRVAGEPLFSTNHPVHTYPTPDTFPDVDMTEEHNTFVRQIMLREAYSKMTPPFTLDDAENLINTVHCSFVDSVKACAQAGERTLTNIKADLSKPEIHVRWYLRDVAPVPGTNHMEDKMSDFYTFGF
- a CDS encoding amidohydrolase family protein, which encodes MHVAKRKQTKNERMATMKQHSEQYDIIITNGRVIDPETGLDAVRNVGINGEKIAAVTQDPIQGKETIDAKGHVVCPGFIDMHFHNTGYAFGQKLALRDGVTTPMELEFGIYPVKPWYEAMAGKSRTNYGASVGSIPIRETIFNPDLDEQYHGYFILDVLHPDKTKTTMKWSKEHATSEQIVQFERMMEEGLQQGSVGVGHAAGYMVDGCSQQEAMIVQKMAGKYGQSSFVHARFSSQMPPTSGLLAFFEMMAPQEVYGGGIVFQHASAQALRDTIPALELFDAAREKGIQVIGEIYPYDYGASIVGADYLVPDNYGPNMGRDYKDIIVISDLEPLTKERYDEIMKTAPLTPAMFYNAQEEDVVKGLAHPSSVVGSDAFAYTDRKTGEIALDWDTPFDSVNGHPRGAGTHARILSWTRERKLDIPLSLAVSKMTYMIAKYLEDNGVPQMADKGRIQEGKDADITIFDPETVQDNATMQDGGLPSSGIPYVLVNGTVMVRNSETVDDVFPGKPIHGTGKIA
- a CDS encoding CobW family GTP-binding protein, coding for MNQQGTVAADGPHRSKIPVTLIGGFLGAGKTTLLNHILSGEHGIRAAVLVNDFGAINIDAKLIVGVEGDTVNLANGCVCCTIRDDLIGACLGLLQRPERPEHLFVEMSGVSDPVPVLNTFLETQLALVFAVNSILLVVDAEQLPRLKGDMAHLARSQLGAADIVVLNKVDLVSPDELNHVKNLVQMVTPGSRIIEVVQGQLPLELVFVGGSDAPPPERREDARKREATAHDEAHSHDHVFGTWNWTSDRALSLPKLRSTLEQLPETVYRCKGVVQIEELPRYRYVLQMVGRRYHLEESGFWGTAMPRSEIVLIGGRAGIDPDKLHSAFDACIGIGDESQSPVLRLTRLLAADMPGD
- a CDS encoding CobW family GTP-binding protein encodes the protein MTLIDTELSPIPVTIVAGFLGAGKTTLLNHILSAEHGRRIGVLVNDFGSINVDAELINQVEEGMMTLANGCVCCSIRTDLIQAVLQLAERDDPPEHILIESSGVADPAGVYEAFLQTEIRNSVLVDGVITVVDAVHVLGLPDAEAKLARTQVSGGDLIVLNKTDLVDSDTLSNVKDWIREVKPTVQIFDATFGRIPMEVLLGVEHSHESSPGDHTSSAHHHHDLQFETWSYESSEPMNLGLLQQLLNHLPSTLFRAKGFVYAADKPNSRLLLQLVGRRAVLSVDRPWGDSPPQTRLVFIARSETCDFDAIQRVLESCKEVVKSS